The Mesotoga sp. Brook.08.105.5.1 genome contains the following window.
GCAGGACTCAGGACAGTTATGAAATCAGCGGGAAAGTGTTTCGCATTCCCCGTAACGATCGGACTGTTAGTGGCTCTAGAGACTTCAACAAAAGGTAAATCCGATAGATCTGGAAGCTCCAAAGAGACAGGTTCGGGAGTCACAAAAAAACCGACCCTAACAAAGAAATCCAGAAGCGCCCGGACATCGTCGCTCCTGAATCCAAATCTCGGTCTTTGAAGAACCCTCTCGTATTCATCGATAATTCTTGCATCGAAACAGGGAAGAACACGACTCGAGAGAATACAATTGAGAACACCTGCGGGACTTCCGTGAGGATTTATTAGAGACGCGACAAGGACGTTTGTGTCTACTACTATCTTCATCTATCTGCTTTTCTGCTTTCAGAGATCTCTCTCTCAATCTCCTCTGAAGAAAGACTATCAAGACCGTTCTTCAAAGACTGGAGTCGCATTCTTTCGACCGCGAGTTCAGCTTTTGCCCGGGAAATAGCTTTTATGAGAAATTCGAGATCCTCGTCCGCCCTTATCATTATTGCCTTAGGCTTCCCGTTAACCGTAACGATAACCTCCGATCCCTCATCAAGCGTTTTCCAGACCGCTGAGGGATTGCTTCTCAGGTCTCGAGTCGCTATGTACTTCATAAAACCACCTCCTGTACAAGTATATTGTACAATAAGACCTACATAATTACCTACGCAATCGCGAACACCAGTCGCGCCGGCGGGGTGGATCAGAGGTAAGAGGGATGAGGATAGAGGTAAGAAGATCAAGATCTTTGCGCTCTTCCAACCTCTAGCCTGTCGCCTCTAACCTCTGCTCTCCCTTCTCGTCGCGCCAGTTCAGCTTCGCGGGCAAAAGATCGATGGAGCGTGAAGCTGAGACAAAGAGCATCGAGACGTTCGCTTCGCTAACGAGAAAGCGAAAATGAAGACTGACGGGCTCTTTGAGTCCCTGTTTTCCACCCGGGTTTTAAGGAAGGGGAGAAAGCGAACTTTCAGGGAAATAAATTTCGCTGTTTTTTGAGAAAAATGGAAACTCCTTTCCCTAAAAAGTTCATTCGTATAAAGCAACTGACAGGGAAGAGAAGATAGCGGATTTTTAGAAAATGCTCCGGAGAAGAGGATTATCCTTTCCGTTATCAAACAGAGTATAATATTTTCTTGAAAGCACTTTCAAGATCTAGATGTCCTTAGTCTCTACCACCTGACAACTGATATAAGCATTCTTCAATAGGCTATTATCATAGTCTTCGTAGCTATTAGAAGCATATTAAGCTTTTACTAGGATTCATAACACTGGAAATTGAAAGCACTTCTTCGAGCATATGCAGGATTTTGTTTTTTGGCACACCCTTGCAAGATAGTGTGTGGATGAAAAACCATCAAGTAGGAGGGAGAAGTTATGAAGAACAGAAAAAGAGGATTTTCACTGGTTGAACTGTTGATAGTGCTCGCAGTTATCGCAGCATTGATTGCAACAATCACCCCCGTGGCACTGAATGCTATCAAAAAGGCCAAGGCAACTCAGGTTGCTCAGAACCTTAAGACTCTCGCCACTGCGCTTGAGAACGCGGCATATGTGAATGGAGCAGATGCCAGTGGAATAAAGAAACCTGATGGAGGTTACTTCACAGCAACAGATGATATCAAATTACTTGCAAGAGATGTTGACAAAGATCTTTACGGTATATGGTACGCAGAAGTAGATGACGGAAAATTCAAAGTGTCTGTCTTTACCAAAGAAGCTGTCGATTTCACGACTTCACAGGGTGTTCTTAAAGATCTCACTAAAACAACACCAAGTACCTATCTAGCAGGCAAAACTCCAACTAAGCTCGGTTTAAATTCTGATAGCCCATTCAGTTTTGGATATAACTTCGAATTCATAGTATATTGATTTCTACAAATAAAAAAAGGCCTTCAAATGAGGGCCTTTTTTATTCCTGATTTTTGGCACACCCTTGCAAGGTAGTGTGTGGATGAAAAAACCATCAAATAGGAGGGAGAAGTTATGAATAACAGAAAAAGAGGATTTTCACTAGTTGAACTTTTGATAGTGCTCGCAGTAATCGCAGCATTGATAGCCACAATCACCCCCGTGGCAATGAATGCTATCAAAAAGGCCAAGGCAACACAGGTAGCACAGAACTTGAAGACACTAGCTAGCGCGCTTGAGAACGCGGCGTATGTGAATGGGATAAATACCGACGGAACGATTAAGAAATCAGGAACAACTACGGGGTCAATCGCGCTAGCTGATCTTGGAAGAGATATAAATGGTGAAGAATATGGTGTTGCGTATACTATGACTACAGGGGGAACAGTACAAGCTGTAATCTTTGCAAAGGTCGATGCAGACAAAGCTGAAGTTGAAAAAGCTCTCAACAGTGTCAAAGAAGCTACTGCTACGGGAGATGATACTATTAGTTTCACAATGCCTGACAGTTCAACAAAGACGTACGCCAATCTCTCGGTAAGGCCTAGCGGGAGCACAGTAAGTATATCTAGCGGGACGAAACTCTTGTACTATTCGATAGAATTCACCATCTATTGATGCCCAAAGGTTCACTAATGTGCTTTGAGAATAAATAGCCCTCGCGATTGAGGGCTTTTTCCGCATTCTGTTTCTTGGCACACCCTTGCAAGTTAGTATCTGGATGAAAAAACCATCAAATAGGAGGGAGAAGTTATGAAGAACAGAAAAAAAGGATTTTCGCTAGTTGAACTGTTAATAGTGCTCGCAGTAATCGCCGCATTGATCGCCACCATCACCCCCGTGGCAATGAATGCTATCAAAAAGGCCAAAGCAACTCAGGTAGCGCAGAACTTGAAGACTCTCGCCACTGCGCTTGAGAACGCGGCGTATGTGAATGGGGTAGACAGCAATGGACGTATTGTGGGAGTAACTAAACTAAGTGATCTTGGAAGAGATATAAATGGTACTTATTACGGAGTTGCCTACACGGAAACAACCTCTGGAAAATTCAAAGCGGTAGTATTCACAACAGACAGTGTGGATGAAGAAGAAGTGATAAAAGTTCTAAAAGATGCAACAAAGACTAGCTTTAGCGCTTCATACAATACCGCAGACTACTTAACTGGAGGCAAGACTGATAATACTGACATGACCGTTCGTTACGAATTCGAATTCACAGTATATTGATAGGTCATAAAACTCAAAAAGCCCTCTTCGGAGGGCTTTTTTATTTGTCCACTAACCCTGTGGCAATAATGCCAAGTATTGAGCAATCGTTTTGAAGGGAATGTTCTTCAATATACTTTCACGTTCAACGGCTATTGATCTTATCAATTATTAACGTCCTCAATGGGGCTTTCTTTCATTCCTGCTTTTTGGCACACCCTTGCAAGATGGTTTGTGGATGAAAAAGCATCTAATAGGAGGGAGAAGTTATGAAGAACAGAAAAAGAGGATTTTCACTTGTTGAACTGTTGATAGTGCTCGCAGTAATCGCAGCATTGATCGCCACCATCACCCCAGTGGCAATGAATGCTATCAAAAAGGCCAAAGCAACACAGGTAGCACAGAACTTGAAGACACTCGCCAGTGCGCTTGAGAACGCGGCGTATGTGAATGGGGTAGATGATAATAAGAAGATCAAAGGGCCTGATGGTAATGAGGAGATTAGGATTGATGATCTGGCCAGAGATCTTCCAAAGAAAGATAACGATCATCTCTATGGTTTTGCCTACACGCAATCATCTGGCAAATATGATGTCGTTGTTTTCTATACTGGAAAGGATGCTAACGCAGACAGTGTCAAGGACGTTCTAAATACATCAGATGTAGGCTATACTTCTACGAATTTGGACGAAGATAATCCTAATAATTTCGTAGATGATGGAGCAGAATACAAAGAAGAAACTGGATACATTTATTACTACTTTGATTTCACGGTCTATTGATTCCACTAATGAAATGGCCCTCCGTGGGAGGGCTTTTTTTATTTCTGTTTCTTGGCACACCCTTGTAAGATGGTGTGTGGATGAAAAACCATCAAATAGGAGGGAGAAGTTATGAAGAACAGAAAAAGAGGATTTTCACTTGTTGAACTGTTGATAGTGCTCGCAGTAATCGCAGCATTGATTGCCACAATCACCCCCGTCGCACTGAATGCTATCAAAAAGGCCAAGGCAACTCAGGTTGCTCAGAACCTTAAGACTCTCGCCACTGCGCTTGAGAACGCGGCGTATGTGAATGGGGTAAATGATAATAAGGAGATCAAAGGACCTGATGGTAATTCGAAGATTAGCATTGATGATCTGGCCAGAGATCTTCCAAAGAAAGATAACGATCATCTCTATGGTTTTGCCTACACGCAATCATCTGGCAAATATGATGTCGTTGTTTTCTATACTGGAAAGGATGCTAACGCAGGCAGTGTCAAGGACGTTCTAAATGCATCAGATGTAGGCTATACTTCTACGAATTTGGACGAAGTTAATCGTAGTAATTTCGTAGACAGTGGTGGAGCAACATACGAAGAAGAAACTGGATACATTTATTACTACTTTGATTTCACGGTCTATTGATTCCAGTAATGAAATGGCCCTCCGTGTGAGGGCTTTTTTTATTTCTGTTTTTTGGCACACCCTTGTAAGATGGTGTGTGGATGAAAAACCATCAAGTAGGAGGGAGAAGTTATGAAGAACAGAAAAAGAGGATTTTCACTTGTTGAACTGTTGATAGTGCTCGCAGTAATCGCAGCATTGATTGCCACAATCACCCCCGTCGCACTGAATGCTATCAAAAAGGCCAAGGCAACTCAGGTTGCTCAGAACTTGAAGACTCTCGCAAGCGCTATTGAAAACGCGGCGTATGTGAATGGAGCAGATGCCAGTGGAATAAAGAAACCTGATGGAGGTTACTTCACAGCAACAGATGATATCAAATTACTTGCAAGAGATGTTGATGCTAATAAATATGGTATAGCGTACAAAGTGTCTACAGATTCTACAAACGCAGGGAAAGTCCAAGTATATGTTGTAACCAATGAAGATGTCTC
Protein-coding sequences here:
- a CDS encoding putative toxin-antitoxin system toxin component, PIN family, which encodes MKIVVDTNVLVASLINPHGSPAGVLNCILSSRVLPCFDARIIDEYERVLQRPRFGFRSDDVRALLDFFVRVGFFVTPEPVSLELPDLSDLPFVEVSRATNSPIVTGNAKHFPADFITVLSPAALIEIVHRRA
- a CDS encoding type II secretion system protein, producing MKNRKRGFSLVELLIVLAVIAALIATITPVAMNAIKKAKATQVAQNLKTLASALENAAYVNGVDDNKKIKGPDGNEEIRIDDLARDLPKKDNDHLYGFAYTQSSGKYDVVVFYTGKDANADSVKDVLNTSDVGYTSTNLDEDNPNNFVDDGAEYKEETGYIYYYFDFTVY
- a CDS encoding type II secretion system protein; this encodes MNNRKRGFSLVELLIVLAVIAALIATITPVAMNAIKKAKATQVAQNLKTLASALENAAYVNGINTDGTIKKSGTTTGSIALADLGRDINGEEYGVAYTMTTGGTVQAVIFAKVDADKAEVEKALNSVKEATATGDDTISFTMPDSSTKTYANLSVRPSGSTVSISSGTKLLYYSIEFTIY
- a CDS encoding type II secretion system protein; the protein is MKNRKRGFSLVELLIVLAVIAALIATITPVALNAIKKAKATQVAQNLKTLATALENAAYVNGADASGIKKPDGGYFTATDDIKLLARDVDKDLYGIWYAEVDDGKFKVSVFTKEAVDFTTSQGVLKDLTKTTPSTYLAGKTPTKLGLNSDSPFSFGYNFEFIVY
- a CDS encoding type II toxin-antitoxin system Phd/YefM family antitoxin, which codes for MKYIATRDLRSNPSAVWKTLDEGSEVIVTVNGKPKAIMIRADEDLEFLIKAISRAKAELAVERMRLQSLKNGLDSLSSEEIEREISESRKADR
- a CDS encoding type II secretion system protein, whose protein sequence is MKNRKRGFSLVELLIVLAVIAALIATITPVALNAIKKAKATQVAQNLKTLASAIENAAYVNGADASGIKKPDGGYFTATDDIKLLARDVDANKYGIAYKVSTDSTNAGKVQVYVVTNEDVSADEVQKVLETATKTNLPSFDGYVKLGKDSFTGSVLQYTFTFNVY
- a CDS encoding prepilin-type N-terminal cleavage/methylation domain-containing protein is translated as MKNRKRGFSLVELLIVLAVIAALIATITPVALNAIKKAKATQVAQNLKTLATALENAAYVNGVNDNKEIKGPDGNSKISIDDLARDLPKKDNDHLYGFAYTQSSGKYDVVVFYTGKDANAGSVKDVLNASDVGYTSTNLDEVNRSNFVDSGGATYEEETGYIYYYFDFTVY
- a CDS encoding type II secretion system protein, giving the protein MKNRKKGFSLVELLIVLAVIAALIATITPVAMNAIKKAKATQVAQNLKTLATALENAAYVNGVDSNGRIVGVTKLSDLGRDINGTYYGVAYTETTSGKFKAVVFTTDSVDEEEVIKVLKDATKTSFSASYNTADYLTGGKTDNTDMTVRYEFEFTVY